One genomic segment of Natrialbaceae archaeon AArc-T1-2 includes these proteins:
- a CDS encoding cation:proton antiporter — MVPPSVSLPVEDPVLVFGLAMVVFLTAPLVLQRYRLPGIVGIIVAGAVVGPNGLGLLARDDTIVLLGEVGLIYLLFVAGLEIDFDRFLESADRSVVFGLLSFLVPQVVGTVVGYVVFGFSIAAAALFAAVFSSHTLLAYPIVSRLGIATDESVATTVGGTILTDTLALLVLAVAVASVEEGIGVGFWLELTVGLALFFAGVWVLVPRLGRWFFRTVDQESYYEFLFVMAVLFACAVLAEVAGVEPIVGAFLAGLVLNRLIPRRGPLLNRIEFVGNALFIPFFLLSVGMLVDVRVLVAGGETLAIAGAFIVLTIITKYAAAWLTAYHYDYSSDQLSTMFGLSVGQAAAALAIVLVGFDVGLLDEHVINAVVILVVVASVLGSIVVDRSGRAIARATERSTYDPDDVPQRIMMPISPESQYHERLFDLALALHRPSDPIYTLTVVEPGPETETDPSVAEAEALLEDVEAYGAGAEVPVERRTRIDHNVASGIVRATVENRITTLVVGWDGARSRRQRVFGDVIDRVLVRTTVQVFVARIRRPLNVTERLVLLCPPEIVDNQGFGEAAHRVGQLADHAGADVRAVTIGGDADRVEHALASVDTGPTATIDRVDGWEEVSTFLRDEIGPDDLVVAVSARRGTVGWHPELRTLPNRIATRSAGNFVVLYPARRDRDDDRRYLQLR, encoded by the coding sequence ATGGTTCCCCCGAGCGTTTCGCTTCCGGTCGAGGACCCGGTGCTCGTCTTCGGACTCGCGATGGTGGTCTTTCTGACCGCGCCGCTCGTGTTGCAGCGATATCGGCTGCCGGGTATCGTCGGAATCATCGTCGCCGGGGCCGTCGTCGGCCCGAACGGGCTCGGCCTGCTGGCACGCGACGACACCATCGTGTTACTCGGCGAGGTCGGGCTGATCTACCTGCTTTTCGTCGCGGGACTCGAGATCGACTTCGATCGCTTTCTCGAGTCCGCCGACCGGAGCGTCGTGTTCGGTCTGCTCTCCTTTCTCGTCCCCCAGGTAGTGGGAACGGTCGTCGGCTACGTCGTCTTCGGGTTCTCGATCGCCGCAGCAGCGCTGTTTGCCGCCGTATTCTCTTCACACACGTTGCTCGCCTATCCGATCGTGAGCCGACTCGGGATCGCGACCGACGAGAGCGTCGCCACGACGGTCGGCGGGACGATCCTCACCGACACGCTCGCGTTGCTCGTTCTCGCGGTCGCCGTCGCCTCGGTCGAGGAGGGGATCGGCGTCGGATTCTGGCTCGAGTTGACTGTCGGGCTGGCACTTTTTTTCGCCGGCGTGTGGGTACTCGTCCCGCGACTCGGTCGGTGGTTCTTTCGAACCGTCGACCAGGAGAGCTACTACGAGTTCCTGTTCGTGATGGCGGTGCTGTTTGCCTGTGCCGTCCTCGCGGAGGTGGCTGGCGTCGAACCGATCGTCGGAGCCTTCCTCGCGGGGCTCGTCCTCAATCGACTGATCCCCCGTCGCGGACCGTTGCTCAACCGCATCGAGTTCGTCGGCAACGCCCTCTTCATCCCGTTTTTCTTGCTGTCGGTCGGGATGCTCGTCGACGTCCGCGTGCTCGTCGCCGGTGGGGAAACGCTCGCCATCGCCGGCGCGTTCATCGTCCTCACGATCATCACCAAATACGCCGCAGCGTGGCTCACCGCGTATCACTACGACTACTCGAGCGACCAGCTGTCGACGATGTTCGGTCTCTCGGTCGGACAGGCTGCAGCCGCACTGGCGATCGTTCTCGTTGGGTTCGACGTCGGACTGCTAGACGAACACGTGATAAACGCCGTCGTGATTCTGGTCGTCGTCGCCAGCGTCCTCGGATCGATCGTCGTCGACCGTTCCGGACGAGCAATCGCCCGCGCGACGGAGCGGTCGACGTACGACCCCGACGACGTCCCACAGCGAATCATGATGCCGATTTCGCCCGAATCGCAGTACCACGAGCGGCTGTTCGACCTCGCGCTGGCGTTGCACCGTCCGTCCGACCCCATCTATACGCTCACCGTCGTCGAGCCCGGTCCGGAGACCGAGACCGATCCCTCGGTAGCCGAAGCCGAGGCGCTGCTCGAGGACGTCGAGGCGTACGGCGCTGGCGCCGAGGTTCCGGTCGAGCGCCGGACGCGGATCGATCACAACGTCGCTTCCGGGATCGTCCGCGCGACCGTCGAGAACCGGATCACGACGCTCGTCGTCGGCTGGGACGGGGCGCGCTCGCGTCGGCAGCGGGTCTTCGGCGACGTCATCGACCGGGTTCTCGTCCGAACGACCGTCCAGGTATTCGTCGCCCGGATTCGACGGCCGCTCAACGTCACGGAGCGTCTCGTCCTGTTGTGCCCACCGGAAATCGTCGACAATCAGGGGTTCGGCGAGGCGGCCCATCGCGTCGGACAGCTCGCCGATCACGCCGGGGCCGACGTTCGCGCGGTCACGATCGGCGGTGACGCCGACCGGGTCGAACACGCGCTCGCGTCGGTCGACACCGGACCGACCGCGACGATCGATCGCGTCGACGGTTGGGAGGAGGTCTCGACGTTCCTCCGCGACGAGATCGGTCCGGACGACCTGGTCGTTGCAGTGAGTGCCCGCCGGGGAACGGTCGGCTGGCATCCGGAGCTTCGGACACTGCCGAATCGAATCGCGACGCGTTCGGCAGGAAATTTCGTCGTCCTGTATCCCGCCCGTCGCGACCGCGACGACGACCGCCGATACCTTCAGCTTCGATGA
- a CDS encoding cation:proton antiporter, translating into MRAEPAVLVLGGPLSLPLEEPVLVFALALAVFLVAPLLIKRLGQPGIVGIVLFGVAIGPGALGLLDESEAIVLLGEVGLVYLLFTVGLEIDLRGFLKAPENAALFGLTSFFVPLVVGVGAGYYVLGLSEWAALLLAAVFASHTLLAYPIANRLDITDNRAVTAVFGGILFTDTLALVVLAIVIGAIDGGLTLALFVDIAVSLAILFASVLLVVPPIARWFFQNLSDESYYEFLFVVVALFAAASLAEVLDISGILGAFVAGLALNRQIPRGGTLMNRVEFVGNAFFIPFFLLYVGILVNPAVIFDGLRTLEVAGVVVVVMLATKAVAAWIVATIQGYDRNELGVIFGLSTGQAAAALAITLIGYEAGLFGDHVLNAVVLMLLVTAVVSPWLTERFGTRLALDADVDPGGEDALDPRILLPLSTDADRRRRLLELAFVLKDRYGTEPVHLLTVVPPRSGKTETRVAEVERDLENAAEFGGAAEIPVEVETRVNHNVASGIVRGSVETRADTIVIGWDASRTFGRRIFGSTIDQVLRRTTVPVVVSRLGHPINTTQKLYVVVPPGLDHHEGFYEAVHTVKRLAIQLGTPMTVLVVEGSPRQYERLFGLVEQELTAEFDEVDSWGSLLPELSTRTGSDDLIIVMSPREGSVGWHSELGELPGRLVELPPESFITIYPREDEPEYDATFLKIE; encoded by the coding sequence ATGAGAGCCGAACCCGCTGTGCTCGTCCTCGGGGGACCGCTGTCGCTCCCGCTCGAGGAACCGGTGCTCGTCTTTGCGCTCGCACTCGCGGTGTTTCTCGTCGCGCCGCTTCTGATCAAGCGACTCGGACAGCCCGGTATTGTCGGGATCGTCCTGTTCGGGGTGGCGATCGGCCCCGGCGCACTCGGGCTGTTAGACGAGAGCGAGGCGATCGTCCTCTTAGGCGAGGTCGGACTCGTCTACCTGCTGTTTACCGTCGGCCTCGAGATCGATCTGCGGGGCTTTCTCAAGGCACCAGAAAACGCCGCGTTGTTCGGACTGACGAGTTTCTTCGTGCCGCTCGTCGTCGGGGTCGGAGCCGGCTACTACGTGCTCGGGCTCTCGGAGTGGGCAGCGCTTTTGCTTGCGGCCGTCTTCGCTTCCCACACGCTGCTCGCGTATCCGATCGCCAACCGGCTCGACATCACCGACAACCGTGCCGTGACCGCCGTCTTCGGTGGTATTCTCTTTACCGATACGCTCGCACTCGTCGTGCTCGCGATCGTGATTGGAGCGATCGACGGCGGCCTCACGCTGGCATTGTTCGTCGACATCGCCGTCTCGCTCGCGATTCTCTTCGCCAGTGTGTTGCTCGTCGTTCCGCCGATTGCTCGGTGGTTCTTCCAGAACCTCTCCGACGAGAGTTACTACGAGTTTCTGTTCGTCGTCGTGGCGCTGTTTGCCGCCGCCAGCCTCGCCGAGGTGCTCGACATCTCGGGTATCCTCGGTGCGTTCGTCGCCGGACTGGCGCTCAACCGCCAGATTCCTCGCGGCGGGACGCTGATGAACCGCGTCGAGTTCGTCGGCAACGCCTTCTTCATCCCGTTTTTCCTGCTATACGTCGGCATCCTCGTCAACCCCGCCGTCATCTTCGACGGACTGCGCACGCTCGAGGTCGCTGGCGTCGTCGTCGTCGTCATGCTCGCCACCAAGGCCGTGGCTGCCTGGATCGTGGCGACGATCCAGGGCTACGACCGAAACGAACTGGGCGTCATCTTCGGGCTCTCGACGGGTCAGGCCGCCGCGGCGCTTGCGATCACGTTGATCGGCTACGAGGCCGGTCTGTTCGGCGATCACGTGCTCAACGCCGTCGTGCTCATGTTGCTCGTGACCGCCGTCGTCAGTCCCTGGCTCACCGAACGGTTCGGCACGCGTCTCGCTCTCGATGCCGACGTCGACCCCGGCGGCGAGGACGCTCTCGATCCGCGCATCCTGCTGCCGCTGTCGACCGACGCCGATCGTCGCCGTCGGCTGCTCGAGCTCGCGTTCGTCCTCAAAGACCGGTACGGGACCGAACCGGTCCACCTGCTCACCGTGGTCCCGCCCCGCTCGGGCAAGACCGAAACCCGGGTCGCCGAGGTCGAACGCGACCTCGAGAACGCCGCCGAGTTCGGCGGAGCCGCCGAGATTCCCGTCGAGGTCGAAACGCGGGTCAACCACAACGTCGCCTCGGGGATCGTCCGCGGGAGCGTCGAGACGCGCGCCGACACGATCGTCATTGGATGGGATGCCAGTCGGACGTTCGGCCGCCGGATCTTCGGTTCGACCATCGACCAGGTGCTGCGCCGGACGACGGTTCCGGTCGTCGTCTCGCGACTCGGCCACCCGATCAACACGACCCAGAAGCTGTACGTCGTCGTTCCGCCCGGACTCGATCACCACGAGGGGTTCTACGAAGCCGTCCACACGGTCAAGCGGCTGGCGATCCAGCTCGGGACGCCGATGACCGTCCTGGTCGTCGAGGGAAGTCCCCGCCAGTACGAGCGACTGTTCGGACTCGTCGAGCAGGAACTCACTGCCGAGTTCGACGAGGTCGACTCCTGGGGGTCGCTGCTACCGGAGTTGTCCACCCGGACCGGCTCGGACGACCTGATCATCGTCATGTCGCCCCGGGAGGGAAGCGTCGGCTGGCACAGCGAACTCGGAGAACTTCCGGGACGGCTCGTGGAACTGCCGCCGGAGTCGTTCATCACGATCTACCCGCGGGAGGACGAACCCGAGTACGACGCGACGTTTCTCAAGATCGAGTGA
- a CDS encoding universal stress protein has protein sequence MTLLVPFDGSTLSTAALEKASEHAELTDEDVVAVTIVPDDGDYARERGWIQDHEQFDPDVVVRKMRNIVDSVAPEATFRHEIVDSDEPTATSTTNVVRTIRDVAADVDADVVFVGSENAGSVTTPLSSVGGPVASDQQYDVYVVRHAD, from the coding sequence ATGACACTACTCGTTCCGTTTGACGGGTCGACGCTGTCGACCGCGGCACTCGAGAAAGCGTCCGAACACGCCGAACTCACGGACGAAGACGTGGTCGCGGTGACGATCGTGCCGGACGACGGTGACTACGCACGGGAACGGGGCTGGATCCAGGACCACGAGCAGTTCGATCCGGACGTCGTCGTCAGGAAGATGCGAAACATCGTCGACAGCGTCGCCCCCGAGGCGACGTTTCGCCACGAGATCGTCGACTCCGACGAACCGACGGCGACGTCGACGACGAACGTGGTCCGGACGATCCGCGACGTCGCCGCCGACGTCGACGCCGACGTGGTGTTCGTCGGCAGCGAGAACGCGGGCTCGGTGACGACGCCGCTGTCGAGCGTCGGTGGTCCGGTCGCGAGCGACCAGCAGTACGACGTCTACGTCGTTCGTCACGCGGACTGA
- a CDS encoding universal stress protein, with the protein MYDSILVATDGSDDASVAVEHAVALADRLEVPLYGVAVVETRREYDNAIVDPETVEKRLRERAASTLEEIETRAEAADVPLETAIRTGIPHEEIIAYGEDHDVGVLVVGARGRSSFRRTLLGSTVDAVVRLSPIPVLVVGADGDR; encoded by the coding sequence ATGTACGATTCGATCCTCGTCGCCACCGACGGCAGCGACGACGCGTCGGTCGCGGTCGAGCACGCGGTCGCGCTCGCCGACCGACTCGAGGTTCCACTGTACGGCGTCGCCGTCGTAGAGACGCGCCGGGAGTACGACAACGCGATTGTCGACCCCGAAACCGTCGAGAAGCGGCTGCGCGAGCGCGCGGCATCCACACTCGAGGAGATCGAGACGCGGGCCGAGGCGGCGGACGTTCCGCTCGAGACGGCGATCAGGACAGGGATTCCCCACGAGGAGATCATCGCGTACGGCGAGGATCACGACGTCGGCGTGCTCGTCGTCGGCGCACGCGGACGGTCGTCGTTCAGGCGCACCCTGCTCGGCAGCACCGTCGACGCGGTCGTTCGCCTCTCGCCGATTCCGGTCCTGGTCGTCGGGGCGGACGGGGATCGGTGA